In a single window of the Nilaparvata lugens isolate BPH chromosome 1, ASM1435652v1, whole genome shotgun sequence genome:
- the LOC120350841 gene encoding uncharacterized protein LOC120350841, whose product MAAIRQRFWIPSTRRTVKNVLRKCIKCFRFTHTQAAQLMGQLPSVHVNIDFPFMNVGLDYAGPFSLRIGGPKSWTFGKAYFAFFICMITRAVHIEIVSELSTSVFLAALTRFISRRGIPRNIYSDNATTFVGANNDLKELGDFLNLPSNQQMLQNSAASLHIQWNFIPPRAPHHGGLWERGIRNFKSIYKIIAFKHIWNFEEMCTLSAQVEAILNSSPIVPLSEDPLDLQFLSPGHFLIARPLNALPSHKQKFKHVNFLARWNRLAEVTKEFWQQWSEEYLVTLQKRHKWSSSSPNLQVGTLVLLKDPGTPPTLWKLERITEVFPGSMTRLESSRF is encoded by the coding sequence ATGGCTGCAATCAGACAACGGTTCTGGATACCATCAACAAGGCGTACTGTTAAGAATGTTCTGCGAAAGTGTATCAAGTGTTTTCGTTTCACTCATACTCAAGCTGCACAATTGATGGGTCAATTGCCCTCTGTGcatgtaaatattgattttccattCATGAATGTTGGTCTAGACTATGCTGGACCTTTTAGTCTCCGTATTGGTGGTCCAAAGTCATGGACATTTGGTAAAgcctattttgcatttttcatttgcatGATAACTCGTGCTGTACATATAGAAATAGTATCAGAGCTGTCCACTTCAGTCTTTCTGGCTGCTCTCACCCGTTTCATCTCAAGACGAGGTATTCCAAGGAATATATATTCAGACAATGCTACCACTTTTGTGGGTGCAAATAATGATCTCAAAGAGTTAGGTGACTTCCTCAACTTGCCTAGCAATCAACAAATGCTTCAAAATTCAGCTGCATCTTTGCACATTCAATGGAATTTCATTCCCCCAAGAGCTCCTCATCATGGTGGTCTGTGGGAGAGAGGAATAAGAAATTTCAAGagtatatataaaattattgctttCAAACATATTTGGAATTTTGAAGAAATGTGTACTCTTTCTGCACAAGTtgaagctattttgaattcttcaccTATTGTTCCATTGTCTGAGGACCCTCTTGATCTTCAATTTTTGTCACCTGGGCATTTTCTCATTGCGCGCCCACTCAATGCTTTGCCTTCTCATAAGCAGAAATTCAAACATGTGAATTTTCTTGCACGTTGGAATAGACTTGCTGAAGTCACAAAGGAATTTTGGCAACAATGGTCTGAAGAATATTTAGTTACTCTTCAGAAAAGACATAAATGGTCTTCTTCATCACCCAATCTTCAAGTTGGCACTCTTGTGCTATTGAAGGATCCTGGGACACCACCAACACTCTGGAAGCTTGAACGTATTACAGAGGTTTTCCCTGGCTCGATGACAAGGTTAGAGTCATCCAGGTTCTAA